A region from the Polaribacter sp. Hel1_33_78 genome encodes:
- a CDS encoding mannosyltransferase — protein sequence MSFFTKNKDALFISISAILFFLFAYFLERIAFYRLLFLWLSLFGCFYLIIKSKSLTFSNLIGISILFRLIFIFATPNLSQDFYRFIWDGRMILEGLNPYLSIPQSFIQQGLQPIAETTELYKGMGEMNGSHYTNYPPLNQLCFLIAALFSSKSIFGSIIVLRLLIILADIGILYFGKKLLEKLQLPVKNIFWYALNPFIIIEMTGNLHFEPVMLFFLIWGLHKLYEQKWILAAVLIACSVSVKLIPLLFLPLFYQWFMKQNVSINEEKKLKSYTKKWIPTFEGMIRLISFYTIVLATTIILFLPFYTSELIENYTNSVGLWFGNFEFNASFYYLFREIGYLFRGWNEIAIIGKITPIFTVIFLIILTFLKKNTTIIQLITALLFGLCFYYFMATTVHPWYLATPIILSVFTKYKFPVVWSLVVILSYQAYSNSPWEENLWLVLLEYLIVFSFLIYEIKSSNLKKLII from the coding sequence ATGTCTTTTTTTACAAAAAATAAAGACGCGCTATTTATTTCTATAAGTGCTATTCTATTCTTCTTATTTGCTTATTTCTTAGAAAGAATTGCATTCTATAGACTTCTTTTTTTATGGCTTTCTCTCTTTGGATGTTTTTATCTAATCATAAAAAGTAAAAGCCTAACATTCTCTAATTTAATCGGAATCTCCATTCTTTTTAGGTTGATATTTATATTTGCAACACCTAATTTATCTCAAGATTTTTATCGATTTATTTGGGATGGAAGAATGATTCTTGAGGGACTAAATCCATATCTATCTATACCACAAAGTTTTATTCAACAGGGATTACAGCCTATTGCAGAAACAACAGAATTATACAAAGGAATGGGTGAAATGAATGGAAGCCATTATACAAATTACCCACCACTAAATCAGTTGTGTTTTTTAATAGCTGCATTATTTTCTAGTAAAAGTATTTTTGGATCTATTATCGTTTTAAGATTGCTTATTATACTTGCCGATATTGGAATCTTATATTTTGGCAAAAAGCTTTTAGAAAAACTTCAGCTACCTGTAAAAAATATTTTTTGGTATGCTTTAAATCCTTTTATCATTATAGAAATGACAGGGAATTTACATTTTGAACCTGTAATGCTGTTCTTTCTTATTTGGGGATTGCACAAACTATACGAACAAAAATGGATTTTAGCTGCCGTTTTAATTGCTTGCTCTGTTTCTGTAAAATTGATTCCTCTTTTATTTTTGCCTCTTTTTTATCAATGGTTTATGAAGCAGAACGTGTCTATAAATGAAGAGAAAAAATTGAAAAGTTATACAAAAAAATGGATTCCTACTTTCGAAGGAATGATCAGATTAATAAGTTTTTACACAATTGTTTTAGCAACTACTATCATTTTATTTCTTCCATTTTACACTTCAGAATTAATCGAAAACTACACAAATTCAGTCGGTTTATGGTTTGGTAATTTTGAATTTAATGCCAGTTTTTACTACTTATTTAGAGAAATCGGCTATCTTTTTAGAGGTTGGAATGAAATTGCAATTATTGGAAAAATAACCCCTATTTTCACTGTCATTTTTTTAATAATTCTTACATTTCTAAAGAAAAACACTACCATTATTCAATTAATAACAGCATTATTATTTGGCTTGTGTTTTTATTATTTTATGGCAACCACTGTGCACCCCTGGTATTTAGCCACTCCTATAATTTTATCAGTTTTTACCAAATATAAATTCCCCGTTGTCTGGAGTTTGGTGGTGATTTTAAGTTATCAAGCCTATTCAAATTCTCCTTGGGAAGAAAATTTATGGTTAGTTCTTCTTGAATATTTGATTGTATTTTCCTTTTTAATTTATGAAATAAAAAGTTCAAACTTAAAAAAACTGATAATTTAA
- a CDS encoding cellulose synthase family protein, translating into MVLEYIIIAVYTICLLLIFMYAIAQLNLLFNYLKYRNKEDNSPKFNFSNPDEIPFVTIQLPVFNELYVMKRLLKNIAKLEYPLDKLEIQVLDDSTDESIEMTAKHIKKIQEKGIDIQHIRRTNRKGFKAGALKEGLKTAKGEFIAIFDADFLPQKDWLYQTVPYFKNSEIGVVQTRWGHINRNYSTLTKIQAFALDAHFTLEQVGRNSKGHFINFNGTAGIWRKKCIYDAGNWEGDTLTEDLDLSYRAQLKKWKFKYLEKVVTPAELPIIISAARSQQFRWNKGGAENFQKMMRRVITSKNVPFRSKIHSLLHLLNSSMFTCIFLVAILSVPMLYIKNEYAHLKNYFYVMSFFVLSSLIFFVCYWYMYKNIYGSGFKNFFKYIGAFFTFFSIAMGFSLHNTIAVLEGHLGKKSEFVRTPKFNIKNIKDGWKTNKYIKKKPSIHVVLEGLLAIYFIFGMYSAFVVGDQGGDFGLFPFHFMLFIGFSYVFFKSIFSKA; encoded by the coding sequence ATGGTTTTAGAATATATCATCATAGCTGTTTATACTATTTGCTTATTGCTTATTTTCATGTATGCAATAGCGCAATTAAACCTACTCTTTAATTATTTGAAGTATAGAAACAAAGAAGACAACTCTCCTAAATTTAATTTCTCAAATCCTGATGAAATCCCTTTTGTAACCATACAACTGCCAGTATTTAATGAATTATATGTAATGAAGCGTTTGTTAAAAAACATCGCAAAATTAGAATATCCTTTAGATAAATTAGAAATACAAGTTTTAGATGACTCCACAGATGAATCTATAGAAATGACTGCAAAACATATTAAAAAAATTCAAGAAAAAGGAATTGATATACAGCATATTAGGAGAACCAATAGAAAGGGTTTTAAAGCAGGTGCTTTAAAGGAAGGGTTAAAAACCGCTAAAGGTGAATTTATTGCTATTTTTGATGCAGATTTTCTACCTCAAAAAGATTGGTTATACCAGACTGTTCCTTATTTTAAAAACTCAGAAATCGGAGTTGTGCAAACACGCTGGGGACATATCAATAGAAATTATTCGACGCTTACAAAAATTCAAGCATTTGCTCTAGACGCTCATTTTACTCTGGAACAAGTTGGTAGAAATAGCAAAGGTCATTTTATAAATTTTAACGGAACTGCAGGAATTTGGCGAAAAAAATGTATTTATGATGCAGGTAATTGGGAAGGTGATACTCTAACAGAAGATTTAGATTTAAGTTATAGAGCCCAGTTAAAAAAATGGAAATTTAAATACCTTGAAAAAGTAGTTACCCCTGCAGAATTACCAATAATAATTAGTGCAGCAAGATCTCAACAATTTAGATGGAATAAAGGCGGTGCGGAGAATTTTCAAAAAATGATGAGACGTGTAATAACGAGTAAAAACGTTCCTTTCAGGAGTAAGATACATAGTTTATTGCATTTATTGAACAGTTCAATGTTTACCTGTATTTTTTTAGTAGCTATTTTAAGTGTTCCTATGCTCTACATTAAAAATGAATATGCCCATTTAAAAAATTACTTTTATGTAATGAGTTTCTTTGTCCTTAGTTCTTTAATATTTTTTGTTTGCTATTGGTATATGTACAAAAATATTTATGGTAGTGGATTTAAGAATTTCTTTAAATATATAGGTGCATTTTTTACTTTTTTCTCCATAGCAATGGGCTTTTCTTTGCACAATACGATAGCAGTTTTGGAAGGGCATTTGGGTAAAAAAAGTGAATTTGTTAGAACACCAAAATTCAACATTAAGAATATAAAAGATGGTTGGAAAACAAATAAATATATCAAGAAAAAACCATCCATTCACGTTGTTTTAGAAGGCTTGCTAGCAATCTACTTTATTTTTGGAATGTACAGTGCATTCGTTGTAGGAGATCAAGGTGGAGATTTCGGATTATTTCCCTTTCACTTTATGCTTTTTATAGGCTTCTCATATGTCTTTTTTAAATCAATTTTTTCTAAAGCATAA
- a CDS encoding glycosyltransferase family 2 protein — protein MTPTIKVIIPAYNEQDSIANVINDIPKIVDEVIVVSNNSTDHTEINAKNAGATVLKESKKGYGYACLKGMEYISKQNKKPEIIVFLDGDYSDYPEQLTKIIAPIIHDHIDFVIGSRVKKLRESGSMTPQQVFGNWLATFLMKLFFGAKFTDLGPFRAIKYDKLLALKMQDKTYGWTVEMQLKALKQKLTYAEIPVKYRNRIGVSKVSGTIKGSIFAGIKILGWIFKYSFK, from the coding sequence ATGACACCAACCATAAAAGTAATTATACCTGCATATAACGAACAAGACTCGATTGCAAATGTTATCAACGACATTCCTAAAATCGTTGACGAAGTAATTGTTGTAAGCAATAATTCTACTGACCATACAGAAATCAATGCAAAAAATGCTGGTGCTACGGTTTTAAAAGAAAGTAAAAAGGGTTATGGTTATGCTTGCTTAAAAGGAATGGAGTACATCAGTAAACAAAACAAAAAACCAGAAATCATTGTTTTTTTAGATGGAGATTATTCTGATTATCCAGAACAATTAACAAAAATTATTGCTCCAATTATCCATGATCATATTGATTTTGTAATTGGTTCTCGTGTAAAAAAATTGCGTGAAAGTGGTTCTATGACACCGCAACAAGTTTTTGGTAATTGGTTAGCAACCTTTTTAATGAAATTATTTTTTGGCGCGAAATTTACAGACTTAGGTCCTTTTAGAGCCATAAAATATGACAAATTATTAGCACTAAAAATGCAAGACAAAACATATGGCTGGACGGTTGAAATGCAATTAAAAGCACTAAAACAAAAACTGACCTATGCAGAAATACCTGTAAAATATAGAAATAGAATTGGTGTTTCAAAAGTTTCAGGTACCATAAAAGGTTCTATCTTTGCAGGAATAAAGATTTTAGGTTGGATTTTTAAATATAGTTTTAAATAA
- a CDS encoding 4Fe-4S dicluster domain-containing protein gives MKFIKQTGLVVFLTGLAFFIGTIFTGSFSCTPQELDTFISEKGYKSEVIKDELSRAIVNKKDLNIFAFSTKVITAFETSNNYYDTLIAKYNAEKNWTKKGAQYQYKISGKLRSTSFALAKKAGKGLAADKTGFMWFLTFGLGIIGALLYIVPDVVLLGKPEIKNDGIFLNAATNRGWIGWFAFIFLVTFYILLYFYPDLIVNWVYLVDPISKSISGNPASQWFLYGFLYCTVMSVMAVRMYIKYRHNKYQILRTTSVLFFQIVFAFLIPEILVRFDKPWYDFKNAFPLDYDFFFRWNLDELLASGTFGLFILVWGVVLTIVVVPVMVYFFGKRWYCSWVCGCGGLAETLGDPYRQLSSKTLLSWRVERIVIHSVLIFVLVMTGFALYTFFSGESQVIGIKTQTIQDIYGFLIGSIFAGVIGTGFYPIFGNRVWCRFGCPLAAYLGFIQRFKSRFRITTNGGQCISCGNCSTYCEQGIDVRAYAQKGENIVRSSCVGCGVCSAVCPRGVLKLENGPEDGRINPTEILLGNDVDLMDLVNRK, from the coding sequence GTGAAATTTATAAAACAAACAGGTTTAGTTGTCTTTTTAACAGGATTAGCCTTTTTTATAGGAACTATTTTTACAGGTTCATTTAGTTGTACCCCCCAAGAATTGGATACTTTTATTAGCGAAAAAGGGTACAAAAGCGAAGTCATCAAAGACGAACTTTCTAGAGCAATTGTCAACAAAAAAGATTTAAACATTTTTGCTTTTTCTACTAAAGTAATTACTGCCTTCGAAACATCTAATAATTATTATGATACCTTAATTGCAAAATACAATGCTGAAAAAAATTGGACTAAAAAAGGAGCACAGTATCAATATAAAATCTCAGGAAAACTAAGAAGCACAAGTTTTGCACTTGCAAAAAAAGCGGGTAAGGGTTTAGCTGCTGACAAAACTGGTTTCATGTGGTTTCTAACTTTTGGTTTGGGTATTATTGGTGCACTGCTGTATATTGTGCCCGATGTTGTTTTATTAGGTAAGCCAGAAATTAAAAACGATGGGATATTTTTAAACGCAGCCACAAATCGTGGTTGGATTGGTTGGTTTGCTTTTATCTTTTTAGTGACTTTTTACATCCTACTCTATTTCTACCCAGATTTAATCGTTAACTGGGTCTATTTAGTAGATCCGATAAGTAAATCTATTAGCGGAAATCCTGCAAGTCAGTGGTTTTTATATGGTTTTTTATATTGTACAGTAATGAGTGTTATGGCTGTGAGAATGTATATAAAATACCGTCATAATAAATACCAAATTTTAAGAACAACATCTGTTTTATTCTTTCAAATTGTATTCGCTTTTTTAATTCCTGAAATTTTAGTTCGTTTTGATAAACCTTGGTATGACTTTAAAAATGCGTTTCCTTTAGACTATGATTTTTTCTTTAGATGGAATTTAGACGAGCTGCTTGCTAGTGGCACATTTGGTCTATTTATTTTAGTCTGGGGCGTTGTTTTAACAATAGTAGTTGTTCCTGTAATGGTCTATTTCTTTGGAAAAAGATGGTACTGTTCTTGGGTTTGTGGTTGTGGTGGATTGGCAGAAACATTAGGAGATCCTTACCGACAACTATCGAGTAAAACGCTACTTTCCTGGAGAGTAGAACGTATTGTAATTCATTCGGTATTAATTTTTGTTTTGGTCATGACGGGGTTTGCTTTGTACACTTTCTTCTCTGGAGAGAGTCAAGTAATTGGTATTAAAACGCAAACAATTCAAGATATTTATGGTTTTTTAATTGGTTCTATTTTTGCGGGTGTTATTGGTACTGGATTCTATCCTATTTTTGGAAACCGTGTTTGGTGTAGGTTTGGTTGTCCTTTAGCAGCCTATTTAGGTTTTATTCAACGTTTTAAATCAAGATTTAGAATTACTACGAATGGCGGACAGTGTATCTCATGTGGAAACTGCTCTACCTATTGTGAACAAGGAATTGATGTAAGAGCGTATGCACAAAAAGGAGAAAATATTGTACGTTCTAGTTGTGTGGGTTGTGGAGTTTGTTCTGCAGTTTGCCCTCGAGGTGTTTTAAAATTAGAAAATGGTCCTGAAGATGGAAGAATAAATCCTACAGAAATTCTACTTGGAAATGATGTAGATTTAATGGATCTCGTAAATAGAAAGTAA
- a CDS encoding NAD(P)/FAD-dependent oxidoreductase, whose translation MEHIVIIGNGISGVTAARHIRKNSNKKITLVSAETKYFFSRTALMYVYMGHMKFEHTQPYENWFWDKNKIELKEGFVNTINTDKKTLKFKDSSILSYDKLIIATGSKPNKFGWPGQDLKGVMGMYHKQDLENLEKFAPNKEKCKRAVIVGGGLIGIELAEMLRSRKIPVTFLVREASFWNGVLPTQESEMINNHIKEHHIDLRLSTNLKEIKADKNGNVKSVIIEETGEEIFCNVVGLTAGVTPNIDFIKDSGIALGRGVKVNRFLETNIKNVYAIGDCAEQHEAIGQRRNIEAVWYTGRMMGETLAQTICGNKTEYKPGHWFNSAKFLDIEYQTYGWVFSERSKKENEAYFQWQHPKDHKCITISYDIDSRQFLGINTFGIRMRHEIFDTWLTQNKSVEFVLEYLADANFDPEFYKLHEAEIVTKFNTEQMTNINLKKKSWKRIFTN comes from the coding sequence ATGGAGCATATTGTTATTATTGGTAATGGAATTTCTGGAGTAACTGCCGCAAGACATATCAGAAAGAATTCTAATAAAAAAATTACCCTAGTTTCTGCTGAAACTAAATACTTTTTTTCGAGAACTGCACTTATGTATGTTTATATGGGGCACATGAAATTTGAACACACACAACCTTATGAAAATTGGTTTTGGGATAAAAATAAAATCGAATTAAAAGAGGGTTTTGTTAATACGATAAACACTGATAAAAAAACATTAAAATTTAAAGATTCTTCTATACTTTCTTACGATAAATTAATTATTGCAACAGGTTCTAAACCTAATAAATTTGGCTGGCCAGGGCAAGATTTAAAAGGTGTTATGGGCATGTATCACAAACAAGATTTAGAGAATTTAGAAAAATTTGCCCCAAATAAAGAAAAATGCAAAAGAGCTGTAATTGTTGGTGGTGGGTTGATTGGAATTGAATTGGCAGAAATGTTGAGAAGTAGAAAAATTCCGGTTACTTTTTTAGTGCGTGAAGCTAGTTTTTGGAATGGGGTTTTACCAACGCAAGAATCAGAAATGATTAATAATCATATTAAAGAACATCACATAGATTTAAGACTCAGCACTAATTTAAAAGAAATCAAAGCAGATAAAAACGGCAACGTAAAATCAGTAATTATTGAAGAAACCGGTGAAGAAATTTTCTGCAATGTAGTGGGATTAACAGCCGGTGTTACACCAAATATTGATTTTATAAAAGATTCTGGAATCGCATTAGGACGTGGTGTAAAAGTGAATCGCTTTTTAGAAACAAACATAAAAAATGTTTATGCAATTGGTGATTGTGCAGAGCAACATGAAGCTATCGGACAAAGAAGAAATATTGAAGCCGTTTGGTATACAGGAAGAATGATGGGAGAAACGCTTGCGCAAACTATTTGTGGTAATAAAACGGAATACAAACCTGGACATTGGTTTAATTCTGCCAAATTTTTAGACATTGAATACCAAACGTATGGTTGGGTTTTTAGCGAACGAAGTAAAAAAGAAAATGAAGCTTATTTTCAATGGCAACATCCAAAAGATCATAAATGTATTACCATTTCTTATGATATCGATTCTCGCCAATTTTTAGGAATAAATACCTTTGGAATTAGAATGCGTCATGAAATTTTTGATACGTGGCTAACCCAAAATAAATCTGTAGAATTTGTTTTAGAATATTTAGCGGATGCCAATTTTGATCCTGAGTTTTATAAATTGCATGAAGCTGAAATTGTAACAAAATTTAATACAGAGCAGATGACCAACATCAATTTAAAAAAGAAAAGTTGGAAACGAATTTTTACCAATTAA
- a CDS encoding glycoside hydrolase: protein MKTTKLFFLLLLFLELPCNSQTKKVNGLSFVASRDKIDITHTNAVLNAQSNYVALMPFGFIKELSSPKITHNTNRQWFGETKSGLLQYAKEFQKNAVNVMVKPQIWVWRGEFTGNIEMDSEEKWTILENSYSEFILTYAKAAQEINADILCIGTELEKFVMTRPQYWQKLIKEIRKIYKGKLTYAANWDEFKRVSFWGEIDFIGVDAYFPLSDEKSPTVQELEIGWEPHKNEVIKIQKKYNKPVLFTEFGYRSVDFNAKKPWESNRVEGNVNLQAQVNGLQAIHNQFWKEDWFAGGFIWKWFHKHEEVGGENNNRFTPQNKPAEQLIRKLYKQ from the coding sequence ATGAAAACAACAAAACTCTTTTTTTTACTGCTTCTTTTTTTAGAGTTACCCTGTAACAGTCAAACCAAAAAAGTAAACGGATTAAGCTTTGTAGCTTCCAGAGATAAAATTGATATCACACACACAAATGCAGTTTTAAATGCACAAAGCAATTATGTTGCATTGATGCCTTTTGGTTTCATAAAAGAATTGTCTTCGCCAAAAATAACACACAATACAAATAGACAATGGTTTGGTGAAACCAAAAGTGGACTGTTACAATATGCAAAAGAGTTTCAAAAGAATGCTGTAAACGTTATGGTAAAACCTCAAATTTGGGTTTGGCGCGGAGAATTTACAGGGAACATAGAAATGGATTCTGAAGAAAAATGGACTATTTTAGAGAATTCCTACTCAGAATTTATTTTAACCTATGCAAAAGCGGCACAAGAAATTAATGCAGATATTCTTTGTATTGGAACAGAATTAGAAAAATTTGTAATGACTAGGCCACAATATTGGCAAAAATTAATAAAGGAAATCAGAAAAATATATAAAGGAAAGTTAACTTATGCTGCAAATTGGGATGAATTTAAAAGAGTTTCTTTTTGGGGTGAAATCGATTTTATTGGAGTTGATGCGTATTTTCCTTTGAGTGATGAAAAATCACCAACGGTACAAGAATTAGAAATTGGCTGGGAACCTCACAAAAACGAAGTTATAAAAATTCAGAAAAAATATAATAAGCCCGTTTTGTTCACAGAATTTGGATATAGAAGTGTAGATTTTAACGCTAAAAAACCTTGGGAATCGAATAGAGTAGAAGGCAATGTAAATTTGCAAGCACAAGTTAACGGTTTGCAAGCGATACACAATCAATTTTGGAAAGAAGATTGGTTTGCTGGTGGTTTTATTTGGAAATGGTTTCATAAACATGAGGAAGTTGGAGGTGAAAATAACAACAGATTTACACCCCAAAATAAACCAGCAGAGCAATTAATTAGAAAACTATATAAACAATAA
- a CDS encoding universal stress protein, which produces MKKIIVPIDFSEHSEYALKAAALLSKKMDVEIYALHMLDLQEVNFSQSSEFSQEKGVFFLKLAEKRFEKFLQKDFLKEVKLVPIIKHYKVFSEVNAIAKEINADLIIMGSHGASGLKEFFTGSNTEKVIRYAEIPVLILKNELNDVDFSDIVFATDFSEETIPAFNKMLDSLDFLGAKKHLLFVNSPNELFKTTPEMDALANNFLMKAEGHTNRLVNVNFVCAKSIEDGILDFSNAVGADLIALITHGRKGLSHVFSGSISEDVSNHSALPIMTFKI; this is translated from the coding sequence ATGAAAAAAATTATTGTGCCTATAGATTTCTCAGAGCATTCAGAGTATGCGTTAAAAGCGGCAGCACTTTTGTCAAAAAAAATGGATGTTGAAATTTATGCTCTACATATGTTAGATCTTCAGGAGGTTAACTTTAGTCAAAGCTCAGAATTTAGCCAAGAAAAAGGAGTTTTCTTTTTAAAATTAGCAGAAAAAAGATTTGAAAAATTCCTACAAAAAGACTTTTTAAAAGAGGTGAAACTTGTGCCAATTATTAAGCATTATAAAGTTTTTAGCGAAGTAAATGCTATTGCGAAAGAAATAAATGCAGATTTAATAATTATGGGATCTCATGGAGCTAGTGGATTAAAAGAATTTTTTACAGGCTCAAACACGGAAAAAGTTATTAGATATGCAGAGATTCCTGTTTTAATACTTAAAAATGAATTGAATGATGTAGATTTTTCTGATATCGTTTTTGCAACAGATTTTTCAGAAGAAACAATACCTGCTTTCAATAAAATGTTAGATTCATTAGATTTTTTGGGTGCTAAAAAACATCTTTTATTTGTGAATTCACCAAACGAACTATTTAAAACGACGCCAGAAATGGATGCTTTAGCAAACAACTTTTTAATGAAAGCAGAGGGCCATACAAATCGGTTAGTAAATGTTAATTTTGTTTGTGCCAAATCAATAGAAGATGGTATTTTAGACTTTTCGAATGCAGTTGGTGCAGACTTAATTGCATTAATCACACATGGTAGAAAAGGATTGTCTCACGTTTTTTCAGGAAGTATTTCTGAAGATGTTTCAAACCATTCTGCTTTACCAATTATGACGTTTAAAATATAA
- a CDS encoding outer membrane protein assembly factor, with product MKLKIWIFTFLFLGISFSLFSQERIILDLKIKGARKTKISFLKKFLSTKKDLVLDSIALEKDIIELKRLPAIRHAYYQVLNANTNFCTVFITVEENLTLFPEVNFWTTTNQQFSYKLGLYDYNFLGKNIAFGGYYQNNGFNSYGINFRAPNLFSKKWGLSVNHQDWKSEEPLYFGDKTANYVYNNTSFEVLGIHQINFKNQINFGFNFFTEQYQYISGAIDPSIPKRLSLKKTLFKLVYVYNNLDYFYQYINGFKSVLYAQYVITENDFQNDFCIFWNDFFYYTRITEKGNWANRLRIGLSSNEKTPFAPFALDNNINLRGVGILVDRGTGSVVWNTEYRHTIYDKNWLAIQTNFFTDIGSWRNPGGNLNDFLSSKNIHIYSGFGLRFISKKIYNATFRIDYGLRVNTIKNNSEGGLVFGIGQYF from the coding sequence ATGAAACTTAAAATCTGGATTTTTACTTTTTTATTTTTAGGGATCTCTTTTTCTCTTTTTTCACAAGAAAGAATAATTTTAGATCTTAAAATTAAAGGAGCAAGGAAGACTAAAATTTCTTTTTTAAAGAAATTTTTAAGTACCAAGAAAGACCTTGTTTTAGATTCTATTGCCTTAGAGAAAGATATTATTGAATTGAAAAGATTGCCAGCAATAAGGCATGCGTATTATCAAGTACTAAATGCTAATACTAATTTCTGCACTGTTTTTATTACCGTTGAAGAAAATTTAACCTTGTTTCCAGAAGTTAATTTTTGGACTACTACAAATCAGCAGTTTTCATACAAACTAGGTTTGTATGATTATAATTTTTTAGGAAAAAATATTGCCTTTGGCGGATATTACCAAAACAACGGGTTCAATTCGTATGGCATTAATTTTAGAGCGCCGAATTTGTTTTCTAAAAAGTGGGGGCTATCTGTAAATCATCAAGATTGGAAGAGTGAAGAGCCTCTTTATTTTGGAGATAAAACGGCTAATTATGTTTACAATAATACTTCTTTTGAAGTTTTAGGGATTCATCAAATCAATTTTAAAAATCAAATTAATTTTGGCTTTAATTTTTTTACAGAGCAATATCAATATATTTCAGGAGCTATAGACCCCTCAATTCCAAAAAGGTTAAGCCTAAAAAAGACACTTTTTAAACTAGTATATGTTTATAATAATTTAGATTATTTTTATCAATATATAAACGGATTTAAAAGTGTACTGTATGCACAGTATGTAATTACAGAAAATGATTTCCAGAACGATTTTTGTATTTTTTGGAATGATTTTTTCTATTACACCCGAATTACTGAAAAAGGAAACTGGGCAAACAGATTAAGAATTGGTTTGTCATCAAATGAAAAAACACCCTTTGCACCCTTTGCTTTAGATAACAATATAAATTTACGTGGAGTAGGTATTTTAGTAGATAGAGGTACAGGTAGTGTTGTTTGGAACACAGAATACAGGCACACGATCTATGATAAAAATTGGTTGGCAATTCAAACAAATTTCTTTACAGATATTGGGTCTTGGAGAAACCCTGGCGGAAACTTAAATGATTTTTTGAGTAGCAAAAACATTCATATATATTCGGGTTTTGGTTTGCGTTTTATCAGTAAAAAAATATACAATGCTACTTTTAGAATCGATTATGGGTTAAGAGTAAACACTATTAAGAACAATTCTGAAGGAGGTCTGGTTTTTGGAATTGGACAGTATTTTTAA
- a CDS encoding metallophosphoesterase family protein, with amino-acid sequence MRTFAIGDIHGGLKALIQVLNKLEIKEGDKLIFMGDYVDGWSESAQVVQFLIEVSNKFKCVFIKGNHDVWCQDWLKTATVNTSWYMHGGKETMESYEGFSEEEKKQHLVFFEKLPLYHIDAENRLFLHAGFTSLHGVEKEPFKELFYTDRSLWEMLLVMDNRIEKDSMYYPKRIQHYKEIYIGHTPTTKYNESLPINIANVWNIDTGAAFKGKVTGINIDTKVCSQSDHLPDLYPDEKGRNK; translated from the coding sequence ATGAGAACTTTTGCAATAGGAGATATTCATGGAGGCTTAAAAGCGTTAATTCAGGTTTTAAATAAACTAGAAATTAAAGAGGGAGATAAACTGATCTTCATGGGAGATTATGTCGATGGTTGGAGTGAATCTGCTCAAGTTGTTCAGTTTTTAATTGAGGTTTCAAATAAATTTAAGTGCGTCTTTATAAAAGGAAATCATGATGTTTGGTGTCAAGATTGGTTAAAAACAGCAACGGTAAATACCTCTTGGTATATGCATGGTGGTAAAGAAACCATGGAAAGTTATGAGGGCTTTTCCGAAGAAGAAAAAAAACAACATTTGGTCTTTTTTGAGAAGCTACCTTTATATCATATAGATGCTGAAAATAGATTGTTTTTGCATGCCGGTTTTACTTCTTTACATGGTGTAGAAAAAGAGCCCTTTAAAGAGCTTTTTTATACAGATAGATCTCTGTGGGAAATGCTTTTGGTGATGGACAACCGAATAGAAAAAGACTCGATGTATTATCCTAAAAGAATACAACATTATAAAGAAATTTATATTGGTCATACGCCCACTACAAAGTATAATGAATCTTTACCAATAAACATTGCAAATGTTTGGAATATTGATACCGGAGCTGCCTTTAAAGGAAAAGTAACCGGAATAAATATTGATACAAAAGTGTGCTCTCAAAGTGATCATTTGCCAGATTTGTACCCGGATGAAAAAGGGAGAAATAAATAA